A genomic window from Cupriavidus basilensis includes:
- a CDS encoding MdtA/MuxA family multidrug efflux RND transporter periplasmic adaptor subunit produces the protein MANPEEHQPAKLPPPPKAASRRRKLIAAALILLLAGGGWYWYKHRTPAAGGANGSRGGPGGPGGPGGPGGQRSPVVVSTVAQRNMDVILNGLGNVTPVANVTVRAQVSGPLLKVLFKEGQMVKAGDVLAEIDPRPFQATLDQAVGTLARDRALLENARLDQRRYRTLLGQDSISSQQVDTQDALVRQYEGVVKTDQANVDSARLQLGYTRIIAPASGRIGLRQVDPGNIVSTSDTNGIALITQIQPIAVLYTIPEDNLPSVLKRLHAGETIPVQAWDRQARNRLAEGTLLTTDNQIDTTTGTVKLKAIFQNQDGLLFPNQFVNMRTKVDTIEDATVVPVAAIQRGQQGTFVYVVDDSSKVKVQVVALGPSDGERTVVTKGLQPGQRVVIDGADRLKEGMTVETVDPAARAAALVPASAPRGRGRRRDGGASGAAGASGVPGASGAHGEGRRHRDGASAAATDGGASAGAAAGAAPQRPQ, from the coding sequence ATGGCCAACCCCGAAGAACATCAACCGGCTAAGCTGCCACCACCGCCCAAGGCTGCCTCGCGCCGCCGCAAACTGATTGCCGCCGCGCTGATCCTGCTGCTGGCCGGCGGCGGCTGGTATTGGTACAAGCATCGTACGCCCGCCGCCGGCGGCGCGAACGGCAGCCGTGGCGGCCCTGGGGGCCCTGGGGGCCCTGGGGGTCCCGGCGGCCAGCGCTCGCCGGTGGTGGTCAGCACCGTGGCCCAGCGTAATATGGACGTCATCCTCAACGGCCTGGGCAATGTCACGCCCGTGGCCAATGTGACCGTGCGCGCCCAGGTGTCCGGGCCTTTGCTCAAGGTCCTGTTCAAGGAGGGCCAGATGGTCAAGGCCGGCGACGTGCTTGCCGAGATCGATCCGCGCCCGTTCCAGGCCACGCTGGACCAGGCCGTGGGCACGCTGGCGCGCGACCGCGCCTTGCTGGAAAACGCCCGCCTGGACCAGAGGCGCTACCGCACCCTGCTCGGCCAGGACTCCATCTCCAGCCAGCAGGTAGACACCCAGGACGCCCTGGTGCGCCAGTATGAAGGCGTGGTCAAGACCGACCAGGCCAACGTGGACAGCGCCCGCCTGCAACTGGGCTACACCCGCATCATCGCGCCGGCCTCCGGGCGCATCGGCCTGCGCCAGGTCGACCCGGGCAATATCGTCAGCACCAGCGACACCAACGGCATCGCCCTGATCACCCAGATCCAGCCGATCGCGGTGCTCTACACCATCCCTGAGGACAACCTGCCGTCGGTGCTCAAGCGGCTGCACGCGGGCGAGACCATTCCCGTCCAGGCCTGGGACCGCCAGGCCCGCAACCGCCTGGCCGAGGGCACGCTGCTGACCACCGACAACCAGATCGACACCACCACCGGCACGGTCAAGCTCAAGGCGATCTTCCAGAACCAGGACGGCCTGCTGTTCCCGAACCAGTTCGTCAACATGCGCACCAAGGTGGACACCATCGAGGACGCCACCGTGGTACCGGTGGCGGCGATCCAGCGCGGCCAGCAAGGCACCTTTGTCTATGTGGTGGACGACAGCAGCAAGGTCAAGGTCCAGGTGGTCGCGCTCGGCCCGAGCGACGGCGAGCGCACCGTGGTGACCAAGGGCCTGCAGCCCGGCCAGCGCGTGGTGATCGACGGCGCCGACCGGCTCAAGGAAGGCATGACGGTGGAAACCGTGGACCCGGCGGCGCGCGCCGCCGCGCTGGTACCGGCCAGTGCGCCGCGCGGGCGCGGACGGCGCCGCGATGGAGGCGCCAGCGGCGCGGCCGGCGCCTCCGGCGTGCCGGGCGCCTCGGGTGCGCATGGTGAAGGGCGGCGTCACCGCGACGGCGCAAGCGCGGCGGCAACGGATGGCGGCGCCAGCGCTGGCGCCGCGGCGGGCGCGGCGCCCCAGCGGCCGCAGTAA
- a CDS encoding response regulator → MRANQPTQILVVDDDPELRDLLREYLTQQGFAVSVLHDGEGLQARLERERPALVVLDLMMPKVDGLTALRNLRAKNDDIPVILLTARSDEIDRIVGLEIGADDYLGKPFSPRELLARINAVLRRKLARPAAAPEDREGMAFGPFRVNFRQRSLVRSGDPVAISDTEFALLKLLLMHPLEVLSRERIVELMYGTASGISDRGIDVQIWRLRRLLDEDAQRPRYIQTVRGRGYTFVPDEAEDIVQ, encoded by the coding sequence ATGCGAGCCAATCAGCCTACCCAGATCCTCGTCGTCGACGACGATCCCGAACTCCGCGACCTGCTGCGCGAATACCTCACCCAGCAGGGCTTTGCCGTGTCCGTGCTGCACGATGGCGAAGGCTTGCAGGCGCGCCTGGAGCGCGAGCGCCCCGCCCTGGTCGTGCTTGACCTGATGATGCCCAAGGTGGATGGGCTGACCGCATTGCGCAACCTGCGCGCCAAGAACGACGACATTCCCGTGATCCTGCTCACCGCGCGCAGCGACGAGATCGACCGCATCGTCGGGCTGGAGATCGGCGCGGACGATTATCTCGGCAAGCCATTCTCGCCGCGCGAGCTGCTGGCGCGGATCAACGCGGTGCTGCGCCGCAAGCTGGCCCGCCCCGCGGCCGCGCCGGAAGACCGCGAGGGCATGGCCTTCGGGCCGTTCCGCGTCAACTTCCGCCAGCGTTCGCTGGTGCGCAGCGGCGACCCGGTGGCGATCAGCGATACGGAGTTCGCGCTGCTCAAGCTGCTGTTGATGCACCCGCTTGAAGTGCTGTCGCGCGAGCGCATCGTGGAGCTGATGTACGGCACCGCGAGCGGCATCAGCGACCGCGGCATCGACGTCCAGATCTGGCGCCTGCGCCGCCTGCTGGACGAAGACGCCCAGCGGCCGCGCTACATCCAGACGGTACGGGGGCGCGGTTATACCTTCGTGCCCGACGAAGCTGAAGACATTGTCCAATGA
- a CDS encoding MdtB/MuxB family multidrug efflux RND transporter permease subunit produces the protein MNPSRLFIERPVATALLMVAILLSGLVAFKLLPLSALPEVDYPTIQVTTLYPGASPDVMTSSITAPLERQFGQMPGLKQMSSSSSGGASVITLQFELTLSLDVAEQEVQAAINAGGNLLPADLPMPPVYSKVNPADAPIMTLAMTSDTMPLPKLQDMVDTRVAQKISQLQGVGLVSISGGQRPAVRIQANPTALAALGMSIDDLRTAIGSANVNGAKGSFDGPARASTIDANDQLKSADEYRQIIVGYQNGAPIRITDVANIVDGPENSRLAAWANDKPAIVLSIQRQPGANVIEVVDRIKALLPQLQNALPASVKVQLLTDRTTTIRASVRDVEFELLLAVALVVMVIFVFLRNVPATIIPGVAVPLSLVGTFGVMYLAGFSINNLTLMALTIATGFVVDDAIVMIENIMRYIEKGDSPMEAALKGSKQIGFTIISLTFSLVAVLIPLLFMGDVVGRLFREFAITLAVSILISAVVSLTLTPMMCARLLHHVPEEKLSRFHRATGRFFDNVIDRYGRALEWVLDRQKLTLLVAVGTMVLTVVLYMLVPKGFFPVQDTGVIQGITEASQTTSFPAMARKQQAVAKVVLEDPAVESLSSFVGVDGTNTTLNAGRLLINLKPKDQRSDSIEDVTRRLQAAVDKLGGVSLYTQPVQDLTIEDRVARTQYQFTVQDPDPTTLATWVPRLVERLKLEPELRDVASDQQNNGLRAYVDIDRDAAARFGITTAVIDSALYSAFGQRLVSTIFTQASQYRVVLEAMPQFRTDPQSLAELRLPSSSGGQVPLGAFARISERTGPLVINHQGQFPSATISFNLAPGESLGAAVDKIAKVEQEIGLPISMQTDFQGAALAFRASLSNTLWLILAAVITMYIVLGVLYESTIHPVTILSTLPSAGVGALLALLVSGQDLGIIAIIGIILLIGIVKKNAIMMIDFALEAEREGGMAPREAIFQACLLRLRPILMTTMAALLAALPLMLGTGIGSELRRPLGITMVGGLLVSQVLTLFTTPVIYLAFDSVATRLKAWRRRRFGDDAGGGAGGGAGGGAGGNEAGHAPEPRP, from the coding sequence ATGAATCCCTCACGCCTGTTCATCGAGCGGCCGGTCGCCACCGCGCTGCTGATGGTCGCCATCCTGCTGTCGGGCCTGGTGGCCTTCAAGCTGCTGCCGCTGTCGGCGCTGCCGGAGGTCGACTACCCGACCATCCAGGTCACCACGCTGTATCCGGGCGCCAGCCCGGATGTGATGACTTCGTCCATCACGGCGCCGCTGGAGCGCCAGTTCGGCCAGATGCCGGGCCTCAAGCAGATGTCGTCGTCGTCCTCGGGCGGCGCCTCGGTGATCACGCTGCAGTTCGAGCTCACGCTGTCGCTGGACGTGGCCGAGCAAGAGGTGCAGGCCGCCATCAACGCCGGCGGCAACCTGCTGCCGGCGGATCTGCCGATGCCGCCGGTGTACAGCAAGGTCAACCCGGCCGACGCGCCGATCATGACGCTGGCCATGACGTCCGACACCATGCCGCTGCCCAAGCTGCAGGACATGGTGGACACCCGCGTGGCGCAAAAGATCTCGCAGTTGCAGGGCGTGGGGCTGGTGAGCATCAGCGGCGGGCAGCGCCCGGCGGTGCGCATCCAGGCCAATCCGACCGCGCTGGCCGCGCTCGGCATGTCGATCGACGACCTGCGCACGGCGATCGGCAGCGCCAACGTCAATGGCGCCAAGGGCAGCTTCGACGGCCCCGCGCGCGCCTCCACCATCGACGCCAACGACCAGCTCAAGTCCGCCGACGAGTACCGCCAGATCATCGTCGGCTACCAGAACGGCGCGCCGATCCGCATCACCGATGTGGCCAACATCGTCGACGGGCCCGAGAACAGCCGCCTGGCGGCCTGGGCCAACGACAAGCCGGCCATCGTGCTGAGCATCCAGCGCCAGCCCGGCGCCAATGTGATCGAGGTGGTGGACCGCATCAAGGCGCTGCTGCCGCAATTGCAGAATGCGCTGCCGGCCTCGGTCAAGGTGCAGTTGCTGACCGACCGCACCACCACCATCCGCGCCTCGGTGCGCGACGTGGAGTTCGAGCTGCTGCTGGCGGTCGCGCTGGTGGTGATGGTGATCTTCGTCTTCCTGCGCAACGTGCCCGCCACCATCATCCCGGGCGTGGCGGTGCCGCTGTCGCTGGTGGGCACCTTCGGCGTGATGTACCTGGCTGGCTTCTCGATCAACAACCTGACGCTGATGGCGCTGACCATTGCCACCGGCTTCGTGGTGGACGATGCGATCGTGATGATCGAGAACATCATGCGCTACATCGAAAAGGGCGATTCGCCCATGGAGGCGGCGCTCAAGGGGTCCAAGCAGATTGGCTTCACCATCATCTCGCTGACGTTCTCGCTGGTGGCCGTGCTGATCCCGCTGCTGTTCATGGGCGATGTGGTCGGGCGCCTGTTTCGCGAGTTCGCCATCACGCTGGCGGTGTCGATCCTGATCTCGGCGGTGGTCTCGCTGACGCTCACGCCGATGATGTGCGCGCGCCTGCTGCACCATGTGCCCGAAGAGAAGCTCTCGCGCTTTCACCGCGCCACCGGCCGCTTCTTCGACAACGTGATCGACCGCTACGGCCGCGCGCTGGAATGGGTGCTGGACCGCCAGAAGCTCACCCTGCTGGTCGCCGTCGGCACCATGGTGCTGACCGTGGTGCTGTACATGCTGGTGCCCAAAGGCTTTTTCCCGGTGCAGGACACCGGCGTGATCCAGGGCATTACCGAAGCGTCCCAGACCACCTCGTTCCCCGCCATGGCACGCAAGCAGCAGGCAGTGGCCAAGGTGGTGCTGGAAGACCCGGCGGTGGAGAGCCTGTCCTCCTTCGTCGGGGTCGACGGCACCAATACCACGCTCAACGCCGGGCGCCTCTTGATCAACCTGAAGCCCAAGGACCAGCGCAGCGACTCCATCGAGGACGTGACGCGCCGCCTGCAGGCCGCGGTCGACAAGCTCGGCGGGGTTTCGCTCTATACCCAGCCGGTGCAGGACCTGACCATCGAGGACCGTGTGGCACGCACGCAGTACCAGTTCACCGTGCAGGACCCGGATCCCACCACGCTGGCCACCTGGGTGCCGAGGCTGGTCGAGCGCCTGAAGCTGGAGCCGGAGCTGCGCGATGTGGCCAGCGACCAGCAGAACAACGGCCTGCGCGCCTATGTGGATATCGACCGCGACGCCGCGGCGCGCTTTGGCATCACCACCGCGGTGATCGACAGCGCGTTGTACAGCGCCTTCGGCCAGCGCCTGGTATCGACCATCTTCACCCAGGCGAGCCAGTACCGCGTGGTACTGGAGGCCATGCCGCAGTTCCGCACCGACCCGCAGTCGCTGGCGGAGCTGCGCCTGCCCTCCTCCTCCGGCGGGCAGGTGCCGCTGGGCGCGTTCGCGCGCATCAGCGAGCGCACCGGGCCGCTGGTGATCAACCACCAGGGCCAGTTCCCGTCCGCCACCATCTCGTTCAACCTGGCGCCGGGCGAATCGCTCGGCGCCGCGGTCGACAAGATCGCCAAGGTGGAGCAGGAAATCGGCCTGCCGATCTCGATGCAGACTGACTTCCAGGGCGCCGCGCTGGCCTTCCGCGCTTCGCTGTCCAACACGCTGTGGCTGATCCTGGCCGCGGTGATCACGATGTACATCGTGCTGGGCGTGCTCTATGAGAGCACCATCCATCCCGTGACCATCCTCTCCACCCTGCCCTCGGCCGGCGTGGGCGCGCTGCTGGCGCTGCTGGTCTCGGGCCAGGACCTGGGCATCATCGCGATCATCGGCATCATCCTGCTGATCGGTATCGTCAAGAAGAACGCCATCATGATGATCGACTTCGCGCTCGAGGCCGAGCGCGAGGGCGGCATGGCGCCGCGCGAGGCGATCTTCCAGGCCTGCCTGCTGCGCTTGCGCCCCATCCTGATGACCACCATGGCGGCCCTGCTGGCGGCGCTGCCGCTGATGCTGGGCACCGGCATCGGCTCGGAGCTGCGCCGCCCGCTGGGCATCACCATGGTGGGCGGCCTGCTGGTCAGCCAGGTGCTGACGCTGTTCACCACGCCGGTGATCTACCTGGCGTTCGACAGCGTGGCAACGCGCCTGAAGGCCTGGCGCCGGCGCCGGTTTGGCGACGACGCGGGTGGCGGCGCAGGTGGCGGCGCGGGTGGCGGCGCGGGTGGCAATGAAGCCGGGCATGCTCCGGAGCCGAGGCCGTAA
- a CDS encoding efflux transporter outer membrane subunit has product MNAFIRLPALSVPATVLTVACALLLGGCAVGPDYKRPDAPATPAFKEAPADTSQWGEWKPAEPRDTSARSNWWAVFGDPALDTLMSQVQVSNQNIKAAEAQYRQALAALQSARAGYFPTVGASAGLNRASGSSGLIGNSQNATLSASWEIDVWGRVRRQVESSEASAQASQSDLASTLLSTQSTLAQSYFLLRIADQQKALLDRTVVDYEKSLQLVRNQYAAGTAQRSDVLQSETQLKSAQAQQIDIQITRAQLEHALAILTGKPPANLSIAPQDYAAAVPRVPVAVPSALLERRPDIGAAERRMAAANAQIGVAQAAYYPTLSLSATGGLSAGTLARWLSLPDRVWSIGPALAGTLFDGGLRSAAKAQAVAAYDQTVANYRQTVLAAFQEVEDNLAGARLLEQEGVVQNDALRSARDALALVNNRYRAGTASLLDVLTAQTTAYTAERTYLTILGRQYTTSAVLIKALGGGWHIETDSASNTAPAGTAPGGSATQ; this is encoded by the coding sequence ATGAACGCTTTTATTCGCCTCCCTGCCCTCTCCGTCCCCGCGACCGTGCTGACGGTAGCCTGCGCCCTGCTGCTGGGCGGCTGCGCCGTGGGTCCCGACTACAAGCGGCCCGACGCGCCCGCCACCCCGGCTTTCAAGGAAGCACCCGCCGACACCTCGCAGTGGGGCGAGTGGAAACCGGCCGAGCCGCGCGATACCAGCGCGCGCAGCAACTGGTGGGCGGTGTTCGGCGATCCGGCACTCGACACGCTGATGTCGCAGGTGCAGGTATCCAACCAGAACATCAAGGCGGCCGAGGCGCAGTACCGGCAGGCGCTGGCCGCGCTGCAATCGGCGCGCGCCGGCTACTTCCCCACGGTGGGCGCATCTGCCGGGCTGAACCGCGCGAGCGGCAGCAGCGGCCTGATCGGCAACAGCCAGAACGCCACGCTGTCGGCCAGCTGGGAGATCGATGTGTGGGGCCGCGTGCGCAGGCAGGTGGAAAGCAGCGAAGCCAGCGCGCAGGCCAGCCAGTCCGACCTGGCTTCGACCTTGCTGTCGACCCAGTCCACGCTGGCGCAGAGCTATTTCCTGCTGCGCATCGCCGACCAGCAGAAGGCCTTGCTTGACCGCACCGTAGTCGACTACGAGAAGTCACTGCAACTGGTACGCAACCAGTACGCGGCCGGCACCGCCCAGCGCTCCGACGTGCTGCAATCCGAGACTCAGCTCAAGTCCGCGCAGGCGCAGCAGATCGATATCCAGATCACGCGCGCGCAGCTCGAGCACGCCCTTGCCATCCTGACCGGCAAGCCACCGGCCAACCTCTCCATCGCGCCGCAGGACTATGCCGCCGCGGTGCCGCGCGTGCCTGTCGCGGTGCCGTCGGCGCTGCTGGAACGCCGGCCCGATATCGGCGCGGCCGAGCGCCGCATGGCCGCGGCCAACGCGCAGATCGGCGTAGCCCAGGCGGCTTATTACCCGACGCTGTCGCTGTCGGCCACCGGCGGGCTTTCCGCTGGCACGCTGGCGCGCTGGCTGTCGCTGCCGGACCGCGTGTGGTCGATCGGCCCGGCGCTGGCAGGCACGCTGTTCGACGGTGGCCTGCGCAGCGCGGCCAAGGCGCAGGCGGTGGCGGCCTACGACCAGACCGTGGCCAACTACCGCCAGACGGTGCTCGCCGCGTTCCAGGAGGTCGAGGACAACCTGGCCGGCGCGCGCCTGCTGGAGCAGGAAGGCGTGGTGCAGAACGACGCGCTGCGTTCGGCGCGCGATGCGCTGGCCCTGGTCAACAACCGTTACCGCGCCGGCACCGCCAGCCTGCTGGACGTACTGACCGCGCAGACCACCGCCTACACGGCGGAACGCACCTACTTGACCATCTTAGGCCGCCAGTACACCACCAGCGCGGTGTTGATCAAGGCGCTGGGCGGCGGTTGGCATATCGAGACGGATAGCGCGTCGAATACGGCGCCGGCTGGCACAGCGCCCGGCGGCTCGGCAACGCAATAG
- a CDS encoding efflux RND transporter permease subunit yields the protein MNLSATFIHRPVATALLTIGILLAGLAALRLLPVSPLPQVDFPTISVSASLPGASPETMAATVATPLERALGAIAGVTEITSSSSLGSTRITMQFELSRDIDGAARDVQAAINASRATLPTSLPSNPTYRKVNPADAPIMIIALTSPTMTRGQLYDAASTILAQKMSQIEGVGQVTIGGSSLPAVRVELNPTALNKYGVSLEDVRNTISATNANRPLGSLENTTTNWQVYANDQAMKAADYMPLIVRYATPGTYSSASAGALIASTANATAGGGVSTKTVNGVTTTTLTTSSGTTTISTGATGGNASSRGPNAFAVPIRLSDVARVTDSVQDIRNAGSANGQPSVLLVLNRSPGANIIETVDRVTEMLPSLQQMIPSAIKMEVMMDRTPTIRGSLREVEHTLMISVALVIMVVFLFLRNVRATLIPSVAVPVSLIGTFSVMYLAGFSLNNLSLMALTVATGFVVDDAIVVLENISRHIEEGMKPLEAALKGSREVGFTVLSMSLSLIAVFIPLLMMGGIVGRLFQEFAITLSVAILVSLVVSLTATPMMCARLLKPVRPERQGRLYRASERVFAWMHDGYSRTLAVALRHSALVWLVLLATIGLNVWLYTIVPKGFFPQQDTGRLIGFIRADQATSFQAMRPKLDNFIKIVQSDPAVVNVTGFTGGSQRNTGQMFVTLKPLSERDSADAIVARLRVKLAKEPGASLFLTSVQDIRIGGRQSSSAYQFTLQSDDLDVLREWEPKVRAAISNLKGLEDVDTDTNDKGLQTSVIIDRDTASKLGVTTQQIDAVLNDAFGQRLVSTIYNPLNQYRVVMELSPEYLEGPHALQDIYVVTGGGKRVPLSAFAHFAPTSTPLGVNHQGQFAASTISFNLAEGVSLSQATDMVKDAMARIGVPETLQANFQGSAKAFQDSLKSQPLLILAALITIYIVLGMLYESYVHPLTILSTLPSAGVGALLALLASGTDFSIIALIGVILLIGIVKKNAIMMIDFAIDAERREGLSPRDAIYRACLLRFRPILMTTMAALLGAIPLAIGHGDGAELRAPLGISIVGGLVVSQLLTLYTTPVVYLTLDRWRLKVKAWRQRRSAVPAATISLEP from the coding sequence ATGAACCTGTCGGCCACGTTCATCCATCGCCCGGTCGCCACCGCGCTGCTGACCATCGGCATCCTGCTGGCGGGGCTGGCGGCGCTGCGGCTGCTGCCGGTGTCGCCGCTGCCGCAGGTGGATTTCCCCACCATCTCGGTGTCCGCTTCGCTGCCCGGCGCCAGCCCCGAGACCATGGCCGCTACCGTGGCCACGCCGCTGGAGCGCGCCCTGGGCGCCATTGCCGGCGTCACCGAGATCACCTCCAGCAGTTCGCTGGGCTCGACCCGCATCACGATGCAGTTCGAGCTCTCGCGCGACATCGACGGCGCCGCGCGTGACGTGCAGGCCGCCATCAACGCCTCGCGCGCCACGCTGCCCACCAGCCTGCCGAGCAACCCGACGTACCGCAAGGTCAACCCGGCCGACGCGCCGATCATGATCATCGCGCTGACTTCGCCCACCATGACGCGCGGCCAGCTCTACGATGCGGCCTCGACCATCCTGGCGCAGAAGATGTCGCAGATCGAGGGCGTGGGCCAGGTCACCATCGGCGGCTCGTCGCTGCCGGCGGTGCGGGTGGAGCTCAACCCCACGGCGCTCAACAAGTACGGGGTCTCGCTGGAGGATGTGCGCAACACCATCAGCGCCACCAACGCCAACCGTCCGCTCGGCTCGCTCGAAAACACCACCACCAACTGGCAGGTCTACGCCAACGACCAGGCCATGAAGGCGGCGGACTACATGCCGCTGATCGTGCGCTACGCCACGCCGGGCACCTACTCGTCGGCCTCGGCCGGCGCGCTGATCGCCAGCACGGCCAACGCCACCGCGGGCGGCGGCGTCAGCACCAAGACCGTCAACGGCGTCACCACCACCACGCTGACCACCAGCAGCGGCACCACCACCATTTCCACCGGCGCCACCGGCGGCAACGCCAGCAGCCGCGGCCCGAACGCCTTCGCGGTGCCGATCCGGCTGTCGGACGTGGCGCGGGTGACCGACTCGGTGCAGGACATCCGCAACGCCGGCTCCGCCAACGGCCAGCCCTCAGTGCTGCTGGTGCTCAACCGCTCTCCCGGCGCCAACATCATCGAGACGGTGGACCGCGTCACCGAGATGCTGCCGTCGCTGCAGCAGATGATCCCGTCCGCCATCAAGATGGAAGTGATGATGGACCGCACCCCCACCATCCGCGGCTCGCTGCGCGAGGTGGAGCACACCCTGATGATCTCGGTGGCGCTGGTGATCATGGTGGTGTTCCTGTTCCTGCGCAATGTGCGCGCCACGCTGATCCCTAGCGTGGCGGTGCCGGTGTCGCTGATCGGCACCTTCTCGGTGATGTACCTGGCGGGCTTCTCGCTCAACAACCTGTCGCTGATGGCGCTCACGGTCGCCACCGGCTTTGTGGTGGATGACGCCATCGTGGTGCTGGAGAACATCTCGCGGCACATCGAGGAAGGCATGAAGCCGCTCGAAGCCGCGCTCAAGGGCTCGCGCGAAGTCGGCTTCACGGTGCTGTCGATGAGCTTGTCGCTGATCGCGGTGTTCATCCCGCTGCTGATGATGGGCGGCATCGTCGGGCGGCTGTTCCAGGAGTTCGCCATCACCTTGTCGGTGGCGATCCTGGTGTCGCTGGTGGTCTCGCTCACGGCCACGCCGATGATGTGCGCGCGCCTGCTCAAGCCGGTGCGCCCCGAGCGCCAGGGGCGTCTCTACCGCGCCAGCGAGCGGGTGTTCGCCTGGATGCACGATGGGTACTCACGCACGCTGGCGGTGGCGCTGCGCCACAGCGCGCTGGTGTGGCTGGTGCTGCTGGCCACCATCGGCCTCAATGTCTGGCTCTACACGATCGTGCCCAAGGGCTTCTTCCCGCAGCAGGATACGGGGCGCCTGATCGGCTTTATCCGTGCCGACCAGGCCACCTCGTTCCAGGCCATGCGCCCCAAGCTGGATAACTTCATCAAGATCGTGCAGTCCGACCCGGCGGTGGTCAATGTCACCGGCTTCACCGGCGGCTCGCAACGCAATACCGGCCAGATGTTCGTCACGCTCAAGCCGCTGTCCGAGCGCGATTCCGCGGATGCCATCGTGGCACGCCTGCGCGTCAAGCTCGCCAAGGAGCCCGGCGCGAGCCTGTTCCTGACCTCGGTGCAGGACATCCGCATTGGCGGGCGCCAAAGCAGCTCGGCCTACCAGTTCACGCTGCAGTCGGACGATCTCGACGTCCTGCGCGAGTGGGAGCCCAAGGTGCGCGCGGCCATCTCCAACCTCAAGGGGCTGGAAGACGTCGACACCGATACAAACGACAAGGGCTTGCAGACCTCGGTGATCATCGACCGCGACACCGCGTCCAAGCTCGGCGTCACCACGCAGCAGATCGATGCGGTGCTCAACGATGCCTTCGGCCAGCGCCTGGTGTCCACCATCTACAATCCGCTCAACCAGTACCGGGTGGTGATGGAGCTCAGCCCCGAGTACCTGGAAGGCCCGCATGCGCTCCAGGATATCTATGTGGTCACGGGCGGCGGCAAGCGGGTGCCGCTGTCGGCCTTCGCGCACTTCGCGCCCACCAGCACCCCGCTGGGCGTCAATCACCAGGGCCAGTTCGCGGCCTCCACCATCTCCTTCAACCTGGCCGAGGGCGTCTCGCTATCGCAGGCCACGGACATGGTCAAGGATGCGATGGCGCGCATCGGCGTGCCGGAGACGCTGCAGGCCAACTTCCAGGGCAGCGCCAAAGCCTTCCAGGATTCGCTCAAGAGCCAGCCGCTGCTGATCCTGGCCGCGCTGATCACCATCTATATCGTGCTCGGCATGCTGTACGAGAGCTATGTGCATCCGCTCACCATCCTGTCCACGCTGCCGTCCGCCGGCGTGGGCGCGCTGCTGGCGCTGCTGGCCTCGGGCACGGACTTCAGCATCATCGCGCTGATCGGCGTGATCCTGCTGATCGGCATCGTCAAGAAGAACGCCATCATGATGATCGACTTCGCCATCGACGCCGAGCGGCGCGAAGGCCTGTCGCCGCGTGACGCCATCTACCGCGCCTGCCTGCTGCGTTTCCGCCCGATCCTGATGACCACCATGGCCGCCCTGCTGGGCGCCATACCCCTGGCGATCGGCCACGGCGACGGCGCCGAGCTGCGCGCGCCGCTGGGCATCTCCATCGTCGGCGGGCTGGTGGTCAGCCAGTTGCTGACGCTGTACACGACGCCCGTGGTGTACCTGACGCTGGACCGCTGGCGCCTGAAGGTGAAAGCCTGGCGCCAGCGCCGCTCCGCCGTGCCTGCGGCCACGATCAGCCTCGAACCCTGA